One genomic window of Holophagales bacterium includes the following:
- a CDS encoding type IV toxin-antitoxin system AbiEi family antitoxin domain-containing protein, which produces MKPLDFFATHPVFTRTEFGTVRDQAAMRTGTNLLTYYLREGRLVRVRRGLYAVVPRGADAESFAPDPYLVATRLAPDAAVALHAALQYRGRTYSIWNRFHVATRAKVTAFTFRGSTFVPVRPRARASVPSAGVVEELHAGGTVRVTTFERTLVDLVDAPDVGGGWEEVWRSLEMVEFFDLDSVVAEALARDTAISAVRVGFFLEQHGDTLQVEERHLAPLRARRPKQPTYFDARRSPGHLVASWNLVVPKVVLERRWAEVP; this is translated from the coding sequence GTGAAGCCACTCGACTTTTTCGCCACCCACCCTGTCTTCACCCGAACCGAGTTCGGGACGGTTCGGGACCAGGCCGCGATGCGGACCGGGACGAATCTCCTCACGTACTACCTTCGCGAGGGACGCCTGGTGCGCGTGCGCCGGGGCCTCTACGCGGTCGTGCCACGCGGGGCGGACGCCGAGTCATTCGCGCCGGACCCGTACCTCGTCGCGACCCGGCTGGCACCCGATGCCGCCGTCGCACTTCACGCCGCGCTTCAGTATCGGGGCCGGACGTACTCCATCTGGAACCGGTTCCACGTCGCGACGAGGGCGAAGGTCACCGCGTTCACGTTCCGCGGGAGCACCTTCGTTCCGGTCCGTCCGCGTGCTCGCGCCTCGGTCCCGAGCGCGGGCGTCGTCGAGGAGCTGCACGCCGGAGGGACAGTCCGCGTCACAACCTTCGAGCGAACGCTCGTCGATCTCGTCGACGCGCCGGATGTCGGCGGGGGATGGGAAGAGGTCTGGAGGTCGCTCGAGATGGTCGAGTTCTTCGACCTCGACTCGGTCGTCGCAGAGGCCCTCGCCCGCGACACCGCCATCAGTGCGGTCCGCGTCGGGTTCTTTCTCGAGCAGCACGGCGACACGCTCCAGGTCGAGGAGCGGCACCTCGCGCCGCTGCGAGCACGTCGGCCAAAGCAGCCGACGTACTTCGATGCGCGACGAAGCCCTGGGCATCTCGTCGCGTCCTGGAACCTCGTCGTGCCGAAGGTCGTCCTCGAGCGCCGCTGGGCGGAGGTGCCATGA
- a CDS encoding nucleotidyl transferase AbiEii/AbiGii toxin family protein, with product MTMSLADLQRLAGATGFRAETLEKVLLLLGLLDAIRAHPYTGPRVALKGGTALNLFALGVPRLSIDIDLNYVGAVDRATMETERPDVERGLHAACERSGLTVKRVPTDHAGGKWRLSFVAGAGGTGTLELDVNYMLRTPLWPTEIRSSSALPGIPTRGKFPILDAHELAAGKLAALLARGASRDLFDAREILRSGTLDAGKLRLAFVVYGAVNRVDWRTVGAEAVTTSSADVTERLLPMLRSDLVPAKTDVAAWTTSLVADCQRLLGVVLPLRENERSFLDGVNDRGEIVPALLTDDERLRAIIAAHPALAWKALNVRKHHGLPG from the coding sequence ATGACGATGTCCCTCGCAGACCTCCAACGGCTCGCCGGAGCGACGGGGTTCCGGGCCGAGACGCTCGAGAAGGTGCTGCTCCTCCTCGGCCTCCTCGACGCGATTCGCGCGCACCCGTACACCGGACCACGCGTCGCCCTCAAAGGTGGCACCGCCCTCAATCTCTTCGCCCTCGGCGTCCCCCGCCTCTCGATCGACATCGACTTGAACTACGTCGGGGCCGTCGATCGGGCAACGATGGAGACCGAGCGTCCGGACGTCGAGCGAGGGCTCCACGCTGCGTGCGAACGAAGCGGCCTCACAGTGAAACGCGTCCCGACCGACCACGCTGGCGGGAAGTGGCGGCTCTCTTTCGTTGCCGGAGCGGGCGGGACAGGGACGCTCGAGCTCGACGTGAACTACATGCTCCGTACCCCGCTCTGGCCCACGGAGATCCGGTCATCCTCCGCGCTCCCCGGAATCCCGACGCGCGGCAAGTTCCCGATACTCGACGCGCACGAACTCGCCGCGGGAAAGCTCGCCGCGCTCCTCGCACGCGGCGCGAGCCGCGACCTCTTCGACGCGCGCGAGATCCTGCGCTCCGGAACGCTCGATGCGGGGAAGCTCCGCCTCGCGTTCGTCGTTTACGGCGCTGTGAATCGTGTCGACTGGCGCACCGTCGGCGCCGAGGCGGTCACGACGTCATCGGCGGACGTGACGGAGCGGCTCCTCCCGATGCTTCGGAGCGACCTCGTACCCGCCAAGACTGACGTGGCGGCATGGACCACATCTCTCGTGGCGGACTGCCAACGACTCCTCGGAGTCGTGCTCCCGCTCCGGGAGAACGAACGATCCTTCCTCGATGGAGTCAACGACCGAGGGGAGATCGTCCCAGCGCTCCTCACAGACGACGAGCGGCTGCGCGCCATCATCGCGGCACACCCGGCGTTGGCGTGGAAGGCGCTGAACGTTCGGAAGCACCACGGTCTTCCTGGCTGA
- a CDS encoding NADP-dependent oxidoreductase translates to MRALAIRRYRAPMEMMDLPRPEPGPGDLLVRVRAAGVNPLDYKIRDGVVKVLTPYAFPLILGTDLAGDVEAIGPGVTRFKLGDAIYARLDKERIGAIAEYALVREGAAAKKPARLDYVLAASLPLVGLTAWQALVELARLQAGQKILIHAGSGGVGTFAIQLARHLGAEIATTAGARNHALVRALGADLAIDYRTTRFEDVVRDQDVVLDSQGGDTLLRSFEAVKPGGVVVTIGGRPDGKFARAWGLGLPLVWILGFLNRKVDRLAREKGVSFEYLFMRASGEQLDKIAALVDQGVIQPVLDRTFPLEAAAEAISYVESGHAVGKVVIRVGE, encoded by the coding sequence ATGAGAGCGCTCGCCATTCGCCGTTACAGGGCACCGATGGAGATGATGGACCTGCCTCGACCCGAGCCGGGACCGGGCGATCTCCTCGTGCGGGTACGCGCCGCCGGCGTCAACCCGCTCGACTACAAGATCCGCGACGGCGTCGTGAAGGTGCTGACCCCCTACGCGTTTCCGCTGATCCTCGGCACCGATCTCGCCGGCGACGTGGAAGCGATCGGCCCGGGCGTGACGAGATTCAAGTTGGGCGACGCCATCTATGCGCGCCTCGACAAGGAGCGGATCGGCGCCATCGCCGAGTACGCTCTCGTGCGCGAAGGCGCCGCGGCGAAGAAGCCCGCGCGCCTGGACTACGTGCTGGCGGCATCGCTTCCGCTCGTGGGGCTCACCGCCTGGCAGGCCCTGGTCGAACTCGCACGGTTGCAGGCGGGACAGAAGATCCTCATCCACGCCGGCTCGGGCGGCGTCGGCACGTTCGCCATCCAGCTGGCCAGACACCTGGGTGCAGAGATCGCGACCACGGCCGGCGCCCGGAACCACGCGTTGGTGAGGGCGCTCGGCGCGGACCTGGCGATTGACTACAGGACGACCCGCTTCGAAGACGTGGTCAGGGACCAGGACGTGGTCCTCGACTCCCAGGGGGGCGACACGCTCCTCCGCTCGTTCGAGGCGGTCAAGCCGGGCGGCGTCGTCGTGACGATAGGCGGCCGGCCCGACGGGAAGTTCGCACGCGCATGGGGCCTCGGCCTGCCGCTCGTCTGGATCCTCGGGTTCCTGAATCGTAAGGTCGACCGCCTGGCCAGGGAAAAGGGCGTGAGCTTCGAGTACCTGTTCATGCGAGCGAGCGGCGAGCAGCTGGACAAGATAGCCGCGCTGGTGGACCAGGGTGTCATTCAGCCGGTCCTGGACAGGACCTTTCCGCTGGAAGCCGCGGCCGAGGCCATCTCCTACGTGGAGTCCGGCCACGCCGTGGGAAAGGTGGTCATTCGCGTCGGCGAGTAG
- a CDS encoding oxidoreductase, which translates to MNARSKTAIVTGASSGIGQATAERLTKAGYRVYGTSRRGATAGQQRFEMLPLDVTSDESVESAVSDVIRSSGRIDVLVNNAGVSVVPAGAEESSIEQARSIFDTNFFGIVRMTRAVVPHMRRQGSGRILNIGSVLGFLPAPYMALYAATKHAVEGYSESLDHELRTRGIRVSVIEPAYTKTALDANALEPDSKLEEYREVGAALSHRISAIMATSDEPGVVADVVLRAALAVRPKLRYTAGSFANRLRWLRRFAPAGLMDAGIRRNLRLDTPAVTSLRDSPVPESPRAERG; encoded by the coding sequence ATGAATGCCAGGAGCAAGACAGCGATCGTGACCGGCGCCTCGTCAGGCATCGGCCAGGCCACGGCCGAGCGGCTGACGAAGGCGGGCTACAGGGTCTACGGCACCAGCAGGCGGGGAGCGACGGCGGGACAGCAACGGTTCGAGATGCTGCCCCTCGACGTGACCAGCGATGAATCGGTCGAATCTGCCGTCAGCGACGTGATCCGGTCTTCCGGACGCATCGACGTACTCGTGAACAACGCCGGCGTCAGTGTCGTCCCCGCGGGAGCGGAAGAGAGCTCCATCGAACAGGCCCGCTCGATTTTCGATACGAACTTCTTCGGGATCGTACGGATGACGCGCGCGGTGGTGCCACACATGCGGCGCCAGGGGAGCGGCCGCATCCTCAACATCGGCTCCGTCCTCGGCTTCCTGCCCGCGCCGTACATGGCGCTCTACGCCGCAACCAAGCACGCCGTCGAAGGCTATTCGGAATCGCTGGACCACGAGCTACGGACGCGGGGCATTCGGGTCTCGGTTATCGAGCCTGCGTACACCAAGACGGCCCTCGACGCGAACGCGCTGGAACCCGACTCGAAGCTCGAGGAATATCGCGAGGTGGGCGCGGCTCTGAGCCATCGGATCAGCGCGATCATGGCGACGTCGGACGAGCCGGGCGTCGTGGCCGACGTCGTGCTTCGAGCTGCTCTCGCCGTACGCCCGAAGCTCCGATACACCGCCGGCAGCTTCGCGAACCGGCTGCGATGGCTCCGCAGGTTCGCGCCCGCGGGCCTGATGGACGCCGGGATTCGAAGGAACCTGCGCCTCGACACACCCGCAGTGACTTCGTTGCGCGACTCCCCGGTCCCGGAAAGTCCGCGAGCGGAGCGCGGATGA
- a CDS encoding TetR/AcrR family transcriptional regulator encodes MRRSAPSRKEATHERIVEAAARAIRRSGYDGTGIADVMKDAGLTHGGFYAHFSSREAMLAEAADRAGAEAVAASARIAAAASPPQALQVLLEAYLSKAHVQNAETGCPVVALGSEMPRQAPEVRRASTRRIKEMIDLVARQSPDWGQPGAHERALATVATMVGALLLARAVDDPKLSDALRRAALEHLAPTGA; translated from the coding sequence ATGCGACGGTCCGCCCCCAGCCGCAAGGAAGCGACGCACGAGCGCATCGTCGAGGCCGCCGCGCGCGCGATCCGGCGCAGCGGCTACGACGGTACCGGCATCGCCGACGTCATGAAAGACGCCGGCCTCACGCACGGGGGCTTCTACGCCCACTTTTCCTCGCGCGAGGCGATGCTCGCCGAGGCTGCGGATCGCGCCGGCGCCGAAGCCGTCGCCGCGTCGGCGCGCATCGCGGCCGCCGCCTCGCCGCCGCAGGCGCTCCAGGTCCTGCTCGAAGCGTACCTGTCCAAGGCGCATGTCCAGAACGCTGAGACGGGCTGCCCGGTCGTCGCCCTCGGCTCGGAGATGCCGCGCCAGGCCCCCGAGGTGCGCCGCGCCTCCACGCGGCGCATCAAGGAGATGATCGACCTCGTCGCGCGCCAATCGCCCGACTGGGGCCAGCCGGGCGCGCACGAGCGTGCCCTCGCCACCGTCGCCACGATGGTGGGCGCACTGCTCCTGGCACGCGCTGTCGACGACCCGAAGCTCTCCGACGCGCTGCGGAGGGCGGCGCTCGAACACCTCGCCCCGACCGGCGCCTGA
- a CDS encoding RNA polymerase sigma factor, whose protein sequence is MSDVEKSIEAVWKIESTRLIAAIARVTRDVGIAEELAQDALVTALEVWPEEGIPDKPGAWLMTAAKRRAIDTLRRGRMLVQKHGEIARELEWQEQRLGDALEHALDQVIDDDVLRLVFTACHPVLAVEGRIALTLRLIGGLTTAEIARAFLVPEKTLGQRISRAKKTLSEAHVPFETPTGDELRRRVESVLMVVYLIFNEGYTATSGDEWMRTALSEEALRLGRMLGPLLPGESEVQALVALMELQASRNAARRGRNGEAVLLPDQDRSLWDHAQIQRGMTALQQAHGLGGGAKPYALQAAIAACHMRARTAEETDWNRIVLLYDALLQINPSPIVALNRAVAVGMAQGPAAGLDALDAAATLADSALAGYHLFPSVRGDLLMKLGRLSEAREEIRRAIAMTKNLRERELLASRVKQWDKAAPSA, encoded by the coding sequence CTGAGCGACGTCGAAAAGTCGATCGAGGCGGTGTGGAAGATCGAGTCCACACGCCTCATCGCCGCGATCGCTCGCGTCACCCGCGATGTCGGCATCGCCGAGGAGCTGGCACAGGATGCTCTCGTGACGGCCCTCGAGGTCTGGCCCGAGGAAGGCATCCCCGACAAACCCGGGGCATGGCTGATGACGGCGGCGAAGCGGCGCGCGATCGATACGCTGCGGCGCGGCCGCATGCTCGTACAAAAGCATGGCGAGATCGCCCGCGAGCTGGAGTGGCAGGAGCAGCGGCTTGGAGACGCTTTGGAGCACGCGCTGGATCAGGTGATCGACGACGACGTGTTGCGGCTCGTCTTCACCGCGTGCCACCCCGTGCTCGCGGTGGAAGGACGGATCGCGCTCACGTTGCGCCTGATCGGCGGCCTCACCACGGCGGAGATCGCGCGTGCGTTCCTCGTGCCGGAGAAGACGCTGGGCCAGCGGATCTCCCGCGCCAAGAAGACCCTCTCGGAGGCCCACGTTCCCTTCGAGACGCCGACCGGGGACGAGCTGCGTCGCAGGGTCGAGTCCGTCCTCATGGTGGTCTACCTGATCTTCAACGAGGGCTACACCGCCACCTCGGGCGACGAATGGATGCGGACGGCTCTCTCCGAAGAGGCGCTGCGCCTGGGGCGCATGCTCGGTCCGCTTCTCCCCGGCGAATCGGAAGTCCAAGCGCTCGTGGCATTGATGGAGTTGCAGGCCTCGCGCAACGCAGCACGCCGGGGCAGGAACGGCGAGGCCGTCTTACTCCCGGATCAGGACCGCTCCCTGTGGGATCACGCCCAGATCCAGCGGGGAATGACCGCGCTCCAGCAAGCGCATGGACTCGGCGGTGGCGCGAAACCCTACGCGTTGCAGGCGGCCATTGCCGCATGTCACATGCGCGCCCGCACCGCCGAAGAGACGGACTGGAATCGCATCGTCCTTCTCTACGACGCCCTGCTGCAGATCAACCCGTCTCCAATCGTGGCGCTCAATCGCGCGGTCGCCGTCGGCATGGCCCAGGGCCCGGCCGCAGGACTCGACGCACTCGACGCAGCTGCCACCCTCGCCGACTCCGCCCTCGCCGGCTACCATCTCTTTCCCAGCGTCCGCGGAGACCTGCTGATGAAGCTGGGCAGGCTCTCCGAGGCACGTGAAGAGATCCGACGCGCCATCGCGATGACGAAGAACCTGCGGGAACGGGAGCTGCTGGCCAGCAGGGTGAAGCAGTGGGATAAGGCGGCCCCATCCGCGTAG
- a CDS encoding TerB family tellurite resistance protein: MLDSLKRFFQERMAARPAQAAGDPGQRLRLTAATLLVEVMRADPEVRDEERTVVRTALQGTFGLSLTDTEELVRLAEAEADAATSLYEFTSLVDKGFSLEEKKRIVELMWLVAYADAEKHPLEEHLIRRVAGLLNVPHPDFIDAKSRARGKSGG; this comes from the coding sequence ATGCTCGACTCCCTCAAGCGGTTCTTCCAGGAACGCATGGCCGCCCGCCCCGCCCAAGCCGCGGGCGACCCGGGCCAGCGCCTCCGCCTCACGGCCGCGACGCTCCTCGTCGAGGTGATGCGCGCCGACCCCGAGGTCAGGGACGAGGAGCGGACGGTCGTCCGCACCGCGCTCCAGGGGACGTTCGGCCTCTCGCTCACCGATACCGAGGAGCTGGTCCGGCTCGCCGAGGCCGAGGCGGACGCCGCGACCTCGCTCTACGAGTTCACGAGCCTCGTCGACAAGGGGTTCTCGCTCGAGGAAAAGAAGCGCATCGTCGAGCTGATGTGGCTCGTCGCCTACGCCGACGCCGAGAAGCACCCCCTCGAAGAGCACCTCATCCGCCGCGTCGCCGGCCTCCTCAACGTTCCCCACCCCGACTTCATCGACGCAAAGTCCCGGGCGCGGGGAAAGAGCGGGGGGTAG
- a CDS encoding sigma-70 family RNA polymerase sigma factor: MTNPARQDRFLILLDEHRKILFKVASSYCQSTADRQDLVQEMVAQLWRSFDRYDERYRFSTWMYRIALNVAISFYRSEARRSRFHVPAEDTLLEIPAEAAGSTGSDDDLRLLQHLIGQLEALDRALVLLYLDGNRYDTIAEILGISETNVGTKISRIKQKLRRDLTKTA, encoded by the coding sequence ATGACGAACCCGGCGCGGCAGGACAGATTCCTGATCCTGCTCGACGAGCACAGGAAGATCCTCTTCAAGGTCGCGAGCTCGTACTGCCAGAGCACGGCAGACCGGCAGGACCTGGTCCAGGAGATGGTCGCTCAGCTCTGGCGCTCGTTCGACCGCTACGACGAGCGCTACCGGTTCTCCACGTGGATGTACCGGATCGCCCTGAACGTGGCCATCTCCTTCTATCGGAGTGAGGCCCGGCGGTCACGCTTCCACGTGCCGGCCGAGGACACCCTCCTGGAGATCCCGGCGGAAGCCGCCGGATCCACCGGTTCGGACGACGACCTCCGGCTCTTGCAGCACCTCATCGGGCAGCTCGAAGCGCTCGACCGGGCGCTCGTCCTCCTCTACCTCGACGGAAACCGCTACGACACGATCGCCGAGATTCTCGGGATATCGGAAACCAACGTCGGCACGAAGATCAGCCGGATCAAGCAGAAGCTCCGGCGCGACCTGACGAAGACAGCCTGA
- a CDS encoding RtcB family protein, producing the protein MTDRNFDVTDIPGGVPVKSWTRGVPFEPEARKQLANIARLPFIHKWVAAMPDVHLGIGATVGSVVPTFGAIIPAAVGVDIGCGMMALKTDLSARDLPDDLHAVRTAIESAVPHGRTDSGGRNDRGAWSDPPEAVLEAWAPLEPRLAALVEKHPALRKANHLAHLATLGTGNHFIEVCLDEEGSVWLMLHSGSRGIGNKIGTYFIALAREDMRRHFINLPDADLAYLPEGTKHFDDYVQGVGWAQEYALTNRRLMMANVVAALRTLPGLPPFTAGIVAVNCHHNYVEREHHYGRDVFVTRKGAVRARKGDLGVIPGSMGTRSYIVRGRGNPESFDSCSHGAGRSMSRGEARRRFTVADHVKATEGIECRKDEGVIDETPAAYKSIDAVMEAQRDLVEVLHTLRQVVCVKG; encoded by the coding sequence ATGACCGACCGCAACTTCGACGTGACCGACATCCCGGGCGGCGTCCCGGTGAAGAGCTGGACGAGGGGCGTCCCGTTCGAGCCCGAGGCGCGTAAGCAGCTCGCGAACATCGCCCGCCTCCCGTTCATCCACAAGTGGGTGGCGGCGATGCCCGACGTCCACCTCGGGATCGGGGCGACGGTCGGAAGCGTCGTCCCGACGTTCGGCGCGATCATCCCGGCCGCGGTCGGGGTCGACATCGGCTGCGGGATGATGGCGCTGAAGACCGACCTCTCGGCGCGCGACCTCCCGGACGACCTCCACGCGGTGAGGACCGCGATCGAGAGCGCCGTGCCGCACGGCCGGACCGACAGCGGCGGCCGGAACGACCGGGGCGCCTGGTCCGACCCGCCCGAAGCCGTCCTCGAGGCGTGGGCGCCTCTCGAGCCGCGCCTCGCGGCACTCGTGGAGAAGCACCCGGCGCTGCGCAAGGCGAACCACCTCGCGCACCTGGCGACGCTCGGGACGGGGAACCACTTCATCGAGGTCTGCCTCGACGAGGAAGGCTCCGTCTGGCTCATGCTCCACAGCGGCTCGCGGGGCATCGGGAACAAGATCGGCACCTACTTCATCGCGCTCGCCAGGGAGGACATGCGCCGGCACTTCATCAACCTGCCGGACGCCGACCTCGCCTACCTGCCCGAAGGGACGAAGCACTTCGACGACTACGTCCAGGGCGTCGGCTGGGCCCAGGAGTACGCCCTGACGAACCGGCGGCTGATGATGGCGAACGTCGTCGCCGCGCTCCGCACGCTGCCGGGCCTCCCGCCGTTCACGGCGGGGATCGTCGCCGTCAACTGCCACCACAACTACGTCGAGAGGGAGCACCACTACGGCCGGGACGTCTTCGTCACGCGGAAAGGGGCGGTGCGGGCGCGGAAGGGAGACCTCGGCGTGATCCCCGGCAGCATGGGGACCCGCTCGTACATCGTGCGCGGCCGCGGAAACCCCGAGAGCTTCGACTCGTGCAGCCACGGCGCGGGGCGGTCGATGTCCCGCGGAGAGGCGCGACGCCGGTTCACCGTGGCCGACCACGTCAAGGCGACGGAAGGGATCGAGTGCCGCAAGGACGAGGGCGTCATCGACGAGACGCCGGCGGCCTACAAGTCGATCGACGCGGTGATGGAGGCGCAGAGGGACCTCGTGGAGGTGCTCCACACGCTCCGCCAGGTCGTCTGCGTGAAGGGATGA
- a CDS encoding TMEM165/GDT1 family protein, translating to MDRGESGVTAFWVSLFIVFVAELGDKTQLVAMAFATRYSAKVVLAAVFVATLLVHLLSVFLGEAAGTILPDFWIKLLAGISFIAFGLWTLRGDEISDEDTKKTARFGPFLTVAIAFFLAELGDKTMLATISVATQYPSFIGVWIGSTLGMVAADGLAIGVASVLGKRLPERAIKLGASVIFFASGAVTLWQAFR from the coding sequence ATGGATCGAGGGGAGTCCGGCGTGACCGCTTTCTGGGTTTCGCTCTTCATCGTGTTCGTGGCCGAGCTGGGAGACAAGACCCAGCTCGTCGCCATGGCGTTCGCGACGCGCTACTCGGCGAAGGTGGTGCTCGCCGCCGTTTTCGTGGCGACGCTGCTCGTCCACCTCCTCTCCGTCTTCCTGGGAGAAGCCGCCGGCACGATCCTCCCCGATTTCTGGATCAAGCTGCTCGCCGGAATCTCCTTCATCGCCTTCGGGCTCTGGACGCTTCGGGGCGACGAGATCTCCGACGAGGACACGAAGAAGACCGCTCGCTTCGGCCCGTTCCTGACCGTGGCGATTGCGTTCTTCCTCGCCGAGCTCGGAGACAAGACGATGCTCGCCACCATCAGCGTGGCGACCCAGTACCCGTCGTTCATCGGCGTGTGGATCGGGAGCACCCTCGGAATGGTCGCGGCGGACGGCCTCGCCATCGGTGTCGCGAGCGTCCTGGGCAAGAGGCTGCCCGAGCGGGCGATCAAGCTCGGCGCGTCGGTGATCTTCTTCGCCTCGGGGGCCGTCACCCTGTGGCAGGCCTTCCGATGA
- a CDS encoding alpha-D-glucose phosphate-specific phosphoglucomutase, giving the protein MSHPRAGRPAEAADLVNVPRLVAAYYTERPDPGERGQRVAFGTSGHRGSSLKASFNEAHILATTQAICEVRQENGATGPLFLGQDTHALSEPAFRTALEVLAANGVEVRVDAADRFTPTPVISHAILAWNRHHDGPRADGIVISPSHNPPEDGGFKYNPPHGGPADTDATKAIEDRANALLAASLEGVKRIPFARARKAATTSAHDYLTAYVDDLASVLDLEAIRSAGVRIGVDPLGGAAVDFWQRIAERWGLDLTVVNPRVDPAFGFMTLDWDGRIRMDCSSPSAMASMIAIRDRYQVAIGNDTDADRHGVVTPAGLMNPNHYLAVAIHYLFGARDGWRRDAGIGKTLVSSSLIDRVAAGLGRSLVEVPVGFKWFVPGLLSGDLGFGGEESAGASFLRRDGTVWTTDKDGMILGLLAAEITAVLGKDPGVVYRELTARYGEPVYERVDAPATPAQKSRLGKLSPQDVKAKELAGAPITAVLTKAPGNGAAIGGLKVTTADGWFAARPSGTEDVYKIYAESFRGPDHLRLLQEEARALVSEALAGS; this is encoded by the coding sequence ATGAGCCACCCGCGCGCCGGCCGGCCCGCCGAGGCCGCTGACCTCGTCAACGTTCCCCGCCTGGTTGCCGCCTACTACACCGAGCGCCCGGACCCGGGAGAGCGCGGGCAGCGCGTCGCATTCGGGACGTCGGGGCACCGGGGCTCGTCGCTGAAGGCGAGCTTCAACGAGGCACACATCCTCGCGACGACGCAGGCGATCTGCGAGGTCCGGCAGGAGAACGGGGCAACGGGGCCGCTCTTCCTCGGGCAGGACACCCACGCCCTCTCCGAGCCCGCGTTCCGCACGGCGCTCGAGGTGCTCGCGGCGAACGGTGTGGAGGTGCGCGTCGACGCGGCGGACCGGTTCACGCCGACCCCGGTGATCTCGCACGCGATCCTCGCCTGGAACCGCCACCACGACGGCCCCCGCGCCGACGGCATCGTCATCTCGCCTTCTCACAACCCTCCCGAGGACGGCGGCTTCAAGTACAACCCGCCGCACGGAGGGCCGGCCGACACCGACGCGACGAAGGCGATCGAGGACCGCGCGAACGCGCTCCTCGCGGCCTCGCTCGAGGGCGTGAAGCGGATTCCCTTCGCCCGCGCCCGGAAGGCCGCCACGACCTCCGCGCACGACTACCTCACGGCCTACGTCGACGACCTCGCCTCCGTCCTCGACCTCGAGGCGATCCGCTCGGCCGGAGTCCGCATCGGCGTCGATCCGCTCGGCGGAGCCGCCGTCGACTTCTGGCAGCGGATCGCCGAGCGCTGGGGGCTCGACCTCACCGTCGTCAACCCGCGCGTCGATCCCGCCTTCGGATTCATGACGCTCGACTGGGACGGCCGCATCCGTATGGACTGCTCCTCCCCGTCGGCGATGGCCTCGATGATCGCCATCCGCGACCGCTACCAGGTCGCCATCGGGAACGACACGGACGCCGACCGTCACGGCGTCGTCACCCCCGCGGGCCTCATGAACCCCAACCACTACCTCGCCGTCGCCATCCACTATCTCTTCGGGGCGCGCGACGGCTGGCGGAGGGACGCCGGCATCGGCAAGACGCTCGTCAGCTCGAGCCTCATCGACCGCGTCGCCGCGGGGCTCGGCCGCTCGCTCGTCGAGGTGCCGGTCGGCTTCAAGTGGTTCGTCCCCGGGCTCCTCTCCGGCGACCTCGGCTTCGGCGGAGAGGAGAGCGCGGGCGCCTCGTTCCTCCGCCGCGACGGGACGGTCTGGACGACGGACAAGGACGGGATGATCCTCGGCCTCCTCGCGGCGGAGATCACCGCCGTCCTCGGAAAGGACCCCGGCGTCGTCTACCGCGAGCTGACGGCCCGCTACGGGGAGCCGGTCTACGAGCGGGTCGACGCCCCGGCCACGCCGGCGCAGAAGTCACGGCTCGGGAAGCTCTCGCCCCAGGACGTGAAGGCGAAGGAGCTCGCGGGCGCCCCGATCACCGCCGTCCTGACGAAGGCCCCCGGCAACGGCGCCGCGATCGGCGGGCTGAAGGTGACGACGGCCGACGGCTGGTTCGCCGCTCGCCCGTCGGGGACCGAAGACGTCTACAAGATCTACGCGGAGAGCTTCCGCGGCCCCGACCACCTGCGCCTTCTCCAGGAAGAGGCACGGGCGCTCGTGTCGGAGGCGCTCGCGGGTTCGTAG